The candidate division WOR-3 bacterium genome segment GATTTCCGGCCGGTTGGCGATGGCTGACAGGACAACGCCGAACGGTGCTCCGCGCAGCCAGTGCCACTTGGCCGCGGCGACTCGGCGGAGCCACTTGAGCCTGGACCCTCCCGCGCGCAGCGGCAGCTCCTTGTACCGGCGGTGTGTCCGTATGAACTGAATGACCTTTTGCTTGGACGGCCACGACCGGTCGTGAAGAAGCACGACGCCGCCGGGCCGGAGCATCTTGTCAATGTAGAAGAAGTCGAGCAGCGTGTAGTCAAACGTGTGCCAGCCGTCGATGAAGGCAAGGTCGAGCACCACGCCCTTCTCAATCAGCTTCGGCAGCATCAGGTGAGACGGGCCTTCGAGCAACTCGAAGACAGAATCGAGCCCGGCGCGCTTCAGGCTCGCGAGCGCCGCCCCGCCATGTACCGTATTCTGCTCCGGGTCCACACCGTAGTGCTTCACATTAGTGGCGAGTGTCGATTGGCGAGTGTCGATTGGCGCATCAGAGCTGTTTTCGTTCGTCGTTCGCCGTTCGGCGTTCGGCGTTTCCCTGTATGGCGCAGTTTGTGCCTGAGCGTTCGTCGTTCGGCGTTCGGCGACCGTCGTTTCCCCAGATGGCGCGGTTTGGGCCTGAGCGTTCGTCGTTTGGCGTTCGGCGTTCGGCGTTTCCCCAGATGAGGCAGTTTGAGTCCGAGCGTTCGTCGTTTGGCGTTCGGCGTTCGGCATTTCCTCCAGGAGAGCAGCGCAGATAGCGATCGTGGAGAGCCCGAACGCCACCCCGGTCTCAAGCGTCGTCTCGGCCTTCACAAATCGCACCATCTCCTGCAGGATGAGCGCATCCTCGCGCGGCACCGCGCCCGTGACCTTCCGCTCCTTGCCGGCAAGGTCAACGCACTTGCCAGTGCGGTAGATGTCTTCCAGAACCTGATTCACTTGGCCCTGAGTATAGACAGCCGCCGCCTACTGTCCACCTGGGGCGCGGTTAGCATTCCCTCTCAGGGTCACCAACTGCCAGCCGTAGGTCGTCAGCTTTCCTGATCCGCGCCGCCGATCTGCAATCTACAATCTGCAATCTGAAATGCCTGAGGCCGCTGGCTGTCAGCCGTGAGCTGTCGGCCGGCCTCCGCCAATCGAGAATCGACAACCAGAAATCGGAAATCTGCCCTGGGTGCTGTCTACTGCATACTGCCTACTGCCTGCCGTATGCATCGACAGGCTTCGAATTCACAAGAATAGGGGGATCGCTCTTCGGGACTAGAGTGCGGACCTCAGGTCGTCTTTGGGCAGGTCGCAGTCGCGCAGAATCCGGGCGAGCAGGCCGGGTCCAATGGTCTCGCCCCGGTGAACCGGAACAACGGTGCACCGGCCGTCCGCGTGGCGGAGAAAGTGGTGGCTGCCTTTGACCCTGACCAGCGCGAAGCCCTGCTTGCGCAGGGCCTTGACTAGACGTTCGCCCGAGAGCGAAGGAAAATCGCTCACACCGCGACGGTGACCCGCTGAACACCCACGAACTGACTCGTGACCGGTTCCTCGACCTCAAGGCAGAGCGCGATGGCCTCCTGTATTCGTTTCATCAG includes the following:
- a CDS encoding class I SAM-dependent methyltransferase translates to MDTRQSTLATNVKHYGVDPEQNTVHGGAALASLKRAGLDSVFELLEGPSHLMLPKLIEKGVVLDLAFIDGWHTFDYTLLDFFYIDKMLRPGGVVLLHDRSWPSKQKVIQFIRTHRRYKELPLRAGGSRLKWLRRVAAAKWHWLRGAPFGVVLSAIANRPEIAAFLKLESFEPDHRFYRNF
- a CDS encoding type II toxin-antitoxin system HicA family toxin — encoded protein: MSDFPSLSGERLVKALRKQGFALVRVKGSHHFLRHADGRCTVVPVHRGETIGPGLLARILRDCDLPKDDLRSAL